The stretch of DNA TAAAATGTAGAAATTGTACAGAAGATAAGGATCCGCAACCCTGTTATTTTTTCTTGGTAAAGTAACCGCTGGGTGTCATCCCTGTATATTTTTTAAAAGCCTTATTAAAAGTAGACTTTGAGTTAAAACCAACTTTATATGCAATCTCAATAATGACTTCATCCCCATTCGATTCGTCAATTAATTTCTTTGCTTTTTCAA from Bacteroidota bacterium encodes:
- a CDS encoding helix-turn-helix domain-containing protein; protein product: EKAKKLIDESNGDEVIIEIAYKVGFNSKSTFNKAFKKYTGMTPSGYFTKKK